Genomic DNA from Solanum dulcamara chromosome 4, daSolDulc1.2, whole genome shotgun sequence:
GACATGGACATCCAAACCCAATGATTGATCTTGATATCTAACTCGAAAATCAACCCCGACTTAGGATCCAACTTCCAAATCAAGAGACAATCTCGATGCCCTAATTTTCAAATCTAGAACCCAACCCCGACCATTGACTCGAGacctaattttaaaatatggaatCTGACCTCGACACTTGAATCGAGACTCAATTTTAATACCCAACCCAAGACCTAACCCTAATTCTTGACCCTAGACCAGACATTTGAACTAGACACAACTCTGATGACCGATCTGGAATCCAACCCCGACACTCAACTTGAGACCTAATCTTGGCTTTCGACCCGAGAGCCGGTATTAGATTAACCCAAAAACCAACACCCAACCCCATTGACTGATCTAGAGCCCAGTCTCAATATCTAACTCCTGATCCAATCCAAACTCGGGAACCGACTTCTAAATCAAGAGACGATCTCAACTCCTAATTCGAGATACAATTTCCACATTCGGAGCCCAACCTTGTGTAATGTCCCaattcttcaaaaaatattttttgtgaatTAAAGATAAATCACATTTTTAGTGAAAATCAAGGTCTTACCAAAACCCCCAAAGTTTGGAattaaaaataatgattaatCATCACAATTAGTGGGTAATGAAAGTTTCTAGTTAAAATCATTTATCTATTTGAAAAATCTTGAAAAACTCTTTTAAAATTGCCTCTACTGAGCTTCTAGGTTTAACAATGGTGAGAATGAGAAGAATTCCTGACTTTTTGAAAGTCAACTGTTCAGGTATAAAATTCTCATCTAGGCCGCGACACCCAGGCCACGCGACCACGATGAGTTAATGCAATCGCCTCATTAATTGACCATCGAAATTGCGACACTAGGCCACGCGATCTTGATGATCAGATTTCTATGGCTATGAGATAGCGGTCAAGAGCCACACGACCGCGAAGCAAAAGACAGTTAGACACATGATTGCAGCCAAGGAACACACGATCGCGAAGAAGGCTCTACTAGGCAACAAATACAGcataccaacaaaaataaccaAGGCATAAAATTCATAGAATGGATCCTCGGGATTCGTTCAAAATTTCGTACACATAAACTAGATATGCTATCCTACTGAATTCGATGTTTCGGACTCGATGAAATTGTTAGAACACTGATTCGAGGTCTCCTGGACCCGAAACTCATTTTAGTCGCAATAAACTAACTTTCactcaaaaataccaaacttccCTGGGAACCTCTGAAACTTCAATCAAGACCTCTTCTAGGCATAGAATCATCCCATGAATCCAATGGAATAGTTGGAAATCCATTCCGAGCATCCGAACtatgaatgttgactaaagtcaattgTTAGCGTAATTTCACTTAAACTCCCATCTCAAGGACTTAATCCCACAGTAAGACTTTGAAACTTAAATCGACGATACTCCTAAAACAAATTTCGCATTTTGGAGCTAATGGAACTAACGAAATTTCATTCTAAGACTCATAGCTCCGGTTGTTACCAAAAATTACTTTTGAACAACTTGGAGACTCCTAAACTCAAAAGCttccaaaaatctcaacttttcgaTAAAACTTAAAAACTAACTTCGCAAACTGATCAAACAAGACTCGGGACAACTAttgagaggggtaaaatagtaatttttttaaaattttcaaaaatgaccttcagacttactacatatacatataatttaCTGATTTACTATCGGGTTATAGGCTAACCCACTTAGAAAAAACCTCAAACCGTTAAGCTCCAATacccaataataataataataattaaaactgTTTCCAAAATCGCTAAATCAATAAATCATtatcaataaatcaataattttttttcgatTCGAATTATCGATTTCGATTCTATTTAAACAACCATATACTAAACATTAATTAATAGAGGCATCGTAGTAAATTTCTCATATCAATTGTTATTTCTTAACGAACTTGCAAAATCCAAAATAAACAAGAAATGTGTGAAGCCTTCTCCTTATATAAGaatcctaattttatatttttaactttttatatTGCCCTGTTGAAGCAAGAAATACTAAATCCTCTTTTACAATATAATATACGTACACATGCGGTATTAATATATAACGTGATTTTATGCAAATGGTGGGGATATCAGTTTATTATTTCTACCATTGGCTTGTATGTGTGACTAATTCTATAAACGTGCATTGTACGTTAATATCGTATCAATTATTAGCAAAGGTTTTGGATTAACAGATGATTTGTAAAGTTAAGAATTATAATTAAAtagtaatataaaataaatttatattaaccAACAATCAACTACATAAGGTTCTTGttcttaaaataattatgtatcatAGCATATCAATTTTACTAATTTCACCCTAAATATGACGATGTATTAAATACAATTtgcagaagaagaaaaaatgcaACATTGCATATTcaatattttatgataataGAAGTCGcgaaattaaaacaaaaactaactaacaaattattatttgagagctttgagaaagaaagaggaGCAAACATGTATACTACTCATGAatgtaataaatattaaattaaactaCAGTTAAAATTCAGCATAATACACAgacaaataatttaataaataagagaAATCATGATATTGGGCCCGATACCGGTATCAACTAGCTTCCAACatgatgaattattttttagaaagttTATCTAATTGCACTCccttatttataatatttttattattatttccactcatttttaaaaatttcaaaaattaatttttttcatctagatatattaattaaatattcaaATACATTAATTCTGATTCTTAAATTATCTCTATGCTTAATGTATTATGCTTTAAATGTTACCTGCTGATACTTAAAAATCCTAATTTGTTAGTAATTTTTGTATCCAAaactgaattaatgtattcggATTACTAAGTTAATGTATCCGAATTGCCatgttttaaagaaatttttgtaaattgagaaaaaagtagaaaaaatagtaattaacTCTTTACACTATGTGATTcctaaaaaaatactttttttttatatttgatttggttAAGCGAATTTATTATTCAAATATCCTCCTTATTTTAACCTTCTGCCTGGCCGGTAGTAATTaactccttatagaatggtaAGTATATTGAAAGGGACCAACTTTCTTAACCAAATTCCCTTCACATGGCGGAAACAGAGAATTAAAAGCTTGATGAccatccaaaaataaatatgtattaaaatgttGTATAGGTAGCTATATGTTTGCTCATGGTTATTGAAACATATATAGGCTATACTATGAAGAATTAAAAGCTTAATGACCATCCAAAAAATAGATATGCATTAAATTATTGTATAGGTAGCTATATGTTTTGTCATGATTATTGAAACATATATAGGATATACTATGAAATAGACATCATTAATTCATTAGCCTTAATAAGCATACTGTGAAATACACATATCTAAAGAACATAGATAATACATTGACCAATATTTTATTAAAGCAAAAGTAAACCTAGAGCAGTTTCACTATATTTcaatcatttttaattttaattttgcaTTGATCTATAACATGGTATGGTAATTGTGTAAAGAAAAAATCCTAAAGTACGTTAAGCATGCATCAATAAACCATCAAAAGTTTGATAATTCTTACTTTATTTTCCTCAAGTTAGTTCTCCGATCTCTAAATTACATTGCTATGGACCCAAAATCTGGCTCAAAACCCCATCTCAACACTAGATTTGAAATCGAACCCCGACACTCGAAATGGAATTTGACTTCTAATCCTAACTCGAGATTCGACTCCGACTCAATTCAAAACACGAGAGTTGAGTCTCGAATTGAGATTGAAAATCGGGTCTCGAATTGAGGATCATGAGTCGGATCTAGAATTACTATTGGAAATCGATACCCGACACATAAAGTTAGAAGTTAAgttagaattattatttttttctttcataccaaacacaccctttatgaatgatatgtgtATAGCCGTAAATGGCAAGTGTGTAATATCTATATACCTCCTCCTATATATGTAAGTACACTTTGTTCTCATTATATCCTTATTCTTATTCACAAAGCTAAGCCCTATATTCATGTTCTTATTCTTCTCCAAGCAATTAAACATGACCATCTTCTCTTTCACTCTCCTGATTGCTTTTTCCTTGGCAATCACCCTCACTCAAACCTCTCTTTTACGGCCGGAAGTGGAAGCAAAGTCTGGTGGATTTAGCATTGAGCTGATCCACCCTTCTTCTAAGAGATCTCCTGCTTCCCTTTCCATTGAGTTGGTTCCGGATTTTCTTGGCAATTACTTAATAAATTTTTCAGTTGGAACCCCACCAAAGTTCCAACTCGCAGTGGCCGGAAGTACTTTCATGAACTGGATACAATGCGAGCCATGTGTCCAGTGCTACTCACAACACCTCCCCATATTTAACTCTTTAAAATCTTCCACCTACAAGGCACTGCCTTGTGCCTCTCCTAAATGCTTCCAAGATAACTGTGAGGGAAGCCATTGTACCTATGTCGCGGAATATGTTGATCAAAGTTACTCGTATGGTGATTTAGCCGTGGAAATGTTTACTTTCTACTCTCCACAAGGAGTTGAGGAAATTTCTTTTCCGGATATTGTGTTTGGATGTGCTCATAGATCCAAACTTGAAACTACTGCTCCAAAGGTATCCGGCATAATAAGTCTTACCAATTCTCCGCAGTCCTTAATTTCACAAATAATTCCctcttttggaaaaatattctcCTATTGCTTTGTGCCTTTGGCACAGTTAGATGTCCCAAGCACACTGACATTTGGTGAAAATGCTTGGGGGAGTACTGGATCACTATTCACTCCTATGCTTGTGAAGGAGTTGGATCCGTCCTATTTCCTAACCCTCGTGGGGATATCGATTGGTGGCAAAAGAATCGATTTCTTTGGTAATTCCTCAAATATATTCCGAGAgggaaatattaaaatagactcaggAACTGCCATGACAGTCCTTCCAACATCATTCTACAGCCAAATCAAAACAACATTTATACAAGCCATCGATGCAGAACCGTTAGTTTATGAGAACTCAATTAGCCTCTGCTACAAGGACTTGACTGTGGTTCCTTCGGTAACAATGCATTTTATTGCAGTGGACCTACCTCTATCGAAGGACAATATAATGTTTCCCAAGGGTGAAGGAATTTGGTGCCTAGCATTTCGACCAACGGAAGGTCAACCGTTGTACGGGAATGTGGCCCAAACAAACTTTCTAGTCGGTTACGATCTGAataaaatgaccatatctttcAAGGCCACTGATTGTACCAAGTTGGCctgattaattaatttagatcTCAAAATTTAACtatcttttatatttatattatgaaattATATATTAGTTCAAGTTAGTTGCAATTTGGAACCATTATTGATTTGTTTCTTTTGGTTATCTTCTTAACATTTAATTTAATCATATCaaattcattttttatatatattgtgaaaaattaattttgttcaCGAACAAAACACAACGCATTGGACTCAAAAAGTTGCAATTTTTCAATCTCTTCttacttaattttaaaattttcaaaaaaatgtcATCTTCTTAATCAATCGtcttacaaaaaaaaacatgaagaaGAGGaatgcaaaaagaaaaagagtcaTGACAGAAAATCAAATGGGTACAGAACACTTAATTAAGTGGTAAGTTAAATGGATCAAAAGACCTAACCTAAATACTTTATTCAATTAGAATTTCACTCTTTTTCCtaacaaaattataaattaaatctACATAAAGAATGAGTCTACTCTATGCATCTTTA
This window encodes:
- the LOC129884083 gene encoding aspartic proteinase CDR1-like; the encoded protein is MTIFSFTLLIAFSLAITLTQTSLLRPEVEAKSGGFSIELIHPSSKRSPASLSIELVPDFLGNYLINFSVGTPPKFQLAVAGSTFMNWIQCEPCVQCYSQHLPIFNSLKSSTYKALPCASPKCFQDNCEGSHCTYVAEYVDQSYSYGDLAVEMFTFYSPQGVEEISFPDIVFGCAHRSKLETTAPKVSGIISLTNSPQSLISQIIPSFGKIFSYCFVPLAQLDVPSTLTFGENAWGSTGSLFTPMLVKELDPSYFLTLVGISIGGKRIDFFGNSSNIFREGNIKIDSGTAMTVLPTSFYSQIKTTFIQAIDAEPLVYENSISLCYKDLTVVPSVTMHFIAVDLPLSKDNIMFPKGEGIWCLAFRPTEGQPLYGNVAQTNFLVGYDLNKMTISFKATDCTKLA